A part of Bacteroidales bacterium genomic DNA contains:
- a CDS encoding RNA polymerase sigma factor: MSDEQLMALVKEGHKLAFAEIYDRYAGKLLNFFYRMLNKDENKAQDFMQDIFMKIIENPNAFDPLRRFDTWVFNVAYNLCKNEYRRQNVRESYSIEKLNEIKQEAMPELTELSIDLQSFETQLSDALNKMEEIHRLVFLLRYQQDLPVKEIATLIDCPEGTVKSRLFYATRSLAATLSIFDPNKN; encoded by the coding sequence ATGTCGGATGAACAGCTTATGGCTCTGGTGAAAGAGGGCCATAAGTTGGCTTTTGCTGAAATCTATGACCGTTATGCCGGGAAACTGCTCAATTTTTTCTATCGAATGCTCAATAAAGATGAAAACAAAGCCCAGGATTTCATGCAGGATATCTTTATGAAAATCATTGAAAATCCGAATGCATTTGACCCTCTTCGTCGTTTCGATACCTGGGTTTTCAATGTAGCCTATAACCTTTGCAAAAATGAATACAGGCGACAGAATGTCAGGGAATCCTACTCCATTGAAAAATTGAATGAAATCAAACAGGAGGCAATGCCAGAACTTACAGAACTGTCAATTGACTTACAATCCTTCGAAACTCAGCTTTCTGATGCACTTAATAAGATGGAGGAGATTCATAGGTTGGTATTCCTGCTCCGATATCAGCAGGACCTTCCCGTTAAAGAAATCGCTACATTGATCGACTGCCCCGAGGGAACGGTAAAATCCCGCCTTTTCTATGCTACCCGTTCCTTGGCAGCCACCCTAAGTATCTTTGACCCGAATAAAAATTAG
- a CDS encoding serine hydroxymethyltransferase — MKKDKVIFDLIKEEEARQMHGIELIASENFVSEQVLKAMGSVLTNKYAEGYPGRRYYGGCQVVDQTEQIAIDRARALFGAEWANVQPHSGAQANMAVLMTILKPGDTFMGLNLSHGGHLSHGSPVNSSGILYRPVAYGVEETTGTINYDIMESVALAEKPKLIIAGASAYSRDWDYKRMRQIADKIGAILMADIAHPAGLIARGLLNDPVPHCHIITTTTHKTLRGPRGGMILMGKDFENPWGLKTPKGETKMMSAMLDSAVFPGIQGGPLEHVIASKAVAFGECLSDEYMDYIIQVKKNAQVMAKAFISKGYKVISGGTDNHLMLIDLRSKFPDITGKTVENTLVKADITINKNMVPFDSRTPFTTSGIRVGTPAITTRGLKENHMPAIVDLIDEVISNTENEEIINKVRGRVNEMMAEFPLFAY, encoded by the coding sequence ATGAAAAAGGACAAGGTCATTTTCGACTTGATAAAGGAAGAAGAAGCAAGGCAGATGCATGGCATTGAATTAATTGCTTCGGAGAATTTCGTTAGTGAACAAGTGCTGAAAGCGATGGGTTCGGTACTCACCAACAAATATGCTGAAGGGTATCCCGGAAGGCGTTATTATGGAGGTTGCCAGGTAGTTGACCAGACTGAGCAGATTGCCATCGACAGGGCCAGGGCTCTTTTTGGTGCTGAATGGGCCAATGTTCAGCCTCATTCAGGGGCACAGGCCAATATGGCCGTTTTAATGACAATTTTGAAACCCGGTGATACTTTTATGGGATTAAACCTTTCTCATGGAGGTCACCTTTCTCATGGCTCCCCGGTGAATTCATCAGGTATTCTTTACAGACCTGTTGCCTATGGTGTAGAAGAAACCACAGGGACCATCAATTATGATATTATGGAGTCGGTAGCCCTTGCCGAAAAACCAAAACTCATAATTGCAGGTGCTTCAGCCTATAGCCGCGACTGGGATTATAAACGTATGAGGCAGATTGCTGATAAAATCGGGGCTATCCTTATGGCTGACATTGCCCATCCTGCCGGACTTATTGCCCGCGGTTTATTAAATGACCCTGTGCCTCATTGCCATATCATTACCACTACTACCCACAAAACACTCCGTGGCCCCAGGGGCGGTATGATCCTTATGGGCAAAGATTTTGAAAATCCATGGGGACTGAAGACTCCAAAGGGTGAAACCAAAATGATGTCAGCAATGCTTGATAGTGCTGTATTCCCTGGAATCCAGGGCGGTCCGCTTGAACATGTTATTGCATCAAAAGCCGTCGCCTTTGGTGAATGCCTCAGCGATGAGTATATGGATTATATTATACAGGTTAAAAAGAACGCCCAGGTAATGGCTAAAGCCTTTATCAGCAAAGGTTACAAGGTCATCTCAGGCGGTACCGACAATCATCTTATGCTGATTGATCTCCGGTCAAAATTCCCTGATATCACTGGTAAAACAGTTGAAAATACGCTTGTTAAAGCTGATATCACCATCAATAAAAACATGGTTCCTTTCGATAGCCGCACCCCATTCACTACTTCGGGAATAAGAGTCGGAACTCCGGCTATTACTACCCGCGGACTGAAGGAAAACCATATGCCTGCAATTGTTGACCTGATTGATGAGGTGATAAGCAATACTGAAAATGAAGAAATCATCAACAAGGTACGTGGACGAGTAAATGAAATGATGGCTGAATTCCCATTGTTTGCTTACTAA
- a CDS encoding tRNA-dihydrouridine synthase family protein, producing MHLILAPLHGFTDSTFRNVYFKHFHALDEAMAPFISLTHADKITPLKVRELLPLNNHFKALIPQILGNETSEFILLCNYLSDELGYTEVNWNLGCPIRGIVNKKRGSGILPYPELIDSLLSEIIPSIRLKLSVKLRLGLNSAEEFPAVIDVLNKYPLSNITLHPRIGIQQYEGTVMLDEFEGMLPLIHHSLIYNGDIHRYDQFVAISNRFPAISSFMLGRGIFHNPFLPEMIREGKSVLPAGAEERYSRYYRELEDTIKTEKHFWMSKMKEYWKYFGAFMHVDEKSLLELLRCKDEMEWNRLTSLHLNRFMEGAL from the coding sequence ATGCACCTTATTCTCGCCCCCTTGCACGGATTCACTGATTCGACATTCAGAAATGTCTATTTCAAGCATTTCCATGCATTGGATGAAGCAATGGCGCCATTTATCTCACTCACTCATGCAGATAAGATTACGCCTTTGAAAGTCAGGGAGTTGTTGCCGCTTAACAACCACTTCAAGGCGTTGATTCCTCAAATTTTAGGGAATGAAACTTCTGAATTTATACTTTTATGCAACTACCTTTCTGATGAGTTGGGTTATACTGAAGTGAACTGGAACCTGGGTTGCCCGATTCGTGGAATTGTTAATAAAAAACGGGGTTCCGGGATTCTGCCTTACCCTGAACTGATCGACAGCCTCCTCTCAGAAATAATTCCTTCCATCAGGTTGAAACTCTCTGTCAAGCTACGACTAGGCTTGAATTCTGCAGAGGAGTTCCCGGCTGTTATCGACGTTCTGAATAAATATCCTTTAAGTAACATTACGCTGCATCCCAGGATCGGGATTCAGCAGTATGAGGGAACTGTTATGCTGGATGAATTTGAGGGAATGCTACCATTGATTCATCACAGTCTGATTTACAACGGTGACATTCATAGATACGATCAGTTCGTCGCCATCAGCAATCGTTTTCCTGCTATCTCTTCCTTTATGCTAGGCAGGGGAATATTTCACAATCCATTCCTGCCTGAAATGATCAGGGAGGGGAAATCCGTGCTGCCTGCCGGGGCTGAAGAAAGATATTCCAGGTATTACCGTGAACTGGAGGATACCATAAAAACAGAGAAGCACTTCTGGATGAGCAAAATGAAGGAATATTGGAAGTATTTCGGGGCATTCATGCATGTGGATGAAAAAAGCCTGCTGGAATTATTGAGATGTAAAGATGAGATGGAATGGAACCGGCTGACATCCCTTCATCTTAATCGATTTATGGAAGGCGCCTTATAA
- a CDS encoding histidine phosphatase family protein encodes MKTLFVMRHAKSAWGEPGLNDFDRPILEKGKKRTQNVIHYLMKKKVNPDLVFSSPALRAMETAILMVNGLELNKQTLRVEKSIYTSDADQLEDLFLEVPRSVSEVLLIGHNPAVTDFVNKFLDESIEYMPTSGVVSLTFNINEWDEIIKSRPKLNFIVFPKMLG; translated from the coding sequence ATGAAGACATTATTTGTAATGAGGCATGCAAAATCGGCATGGGGAGAACCGGGACTGAATGATTTTGACCGGCCCATCCTTGAAAAGGGGAAAAAACGGACACAAAATGTTATTCATTACCTGATGAAGAAAAAAGTTAATCCTGACCTGGTATTTTCCAGTCCGGCTCTTCGGGCTATGGAAACCGCCATACTCATGGTTAATGGTCTGGAATTGAATAAACAGACTCTCCGTGTGGAGAAATCCATCTATACATCTGATGCAGATCAACTGGAGGATTTATTTCTTGAGGTTCCACGTTCAGTATCCGAAGTCTTACTTATTGGCCATAATCCGGCTGTCACTGATTTTGTCAATAAATTCCTGGATGAAAGCATCGAATATATGCCTACTTCAGGTGTAGTATCCCTCACTTTTAATATCAACGAGTGGGATGAAATTATTAAAAGTCGGCCAAAGCTGAATTTTATTGTATTCCCCAAAATGCTGGGATGA
- the ppk1 gene encoding polyphosphate kinase 1 gives MPKLNKTILNREISWLHFNERVLQEAIDPDTPLIEKIRFLGIYSNNLDEFFRVRVATLNRMQGMDKRLYHDAYINPKKTLKEINLIDKGKQKEFLSIFKSLITQLAKNNIFFLNDKELTPEQGLFVERYFQDNIRPKLFPIMLNNLKSSVLSDRSLYMAVVLQVRNKPELEKYALIEVPVGPLPRFLILPAEGDKKFFILLDDIIRYCLDDIFSVFGFNVFRAYAVKFTRDAELDIDNDVSKSFLEIMTESIKQRDAGSTVRFTYDRHMPEKLLNQLLVKLQTTKSDTIIPSGRYHNFRDFMAFPNFGNTSLEYAPIPPLHHPALSFKESILAHLKQQDIMIQYPYQSFQHIIDLLREASIDPTVRAIKMTLYRVASKSSVVNALINAARNGKEVTVFLELQARFDEEANIYWSEKMQEEGVKVIQSIPGFKVHAKLLLVRRKENGDKNVYYTAISTGNFNETTARVYGDSTLFTSDKAIAAEVNAVFHLFESKYSVPKFKHLVVAPFSMRNHFFKLINNEIRNAKKGKEAWITLKLNSLVDEKSVKKLYEASQAGVKIKLIIRGICVLVPGVPGLSENIEAISIVDRFLEHSRVFVFANSGDPLYYISSADWMVRNFDHRIEVACPVYDPVIKSELKTMLDIQLSDNSKSRLLGNQNTNEYIEREPGVKKIQSQLETYHFFRNSLK, from the coding sequence ATGCCGAAATTGAATAAAACAATACTCAACAGGGAAATTTCCTGGCTTCATTTTAATGAGAGAGTGCTACAGGAAGCCATTGATCCCGATACTCCTTTGATTGAAAAGATCCGTTTCCTTGGGATATACTCGAATAACCTTGATGAATTCTTCAGGGTAAGGGTCGCCACGCTCAACAGGATGCAGGGAATGGATAAGAGATTATATCATGATGCCTACATCAATCCGAAGAAAACACTCAAAGAAATCAACCTGATCGATAAGGGTAAACAAAAAGAATTCCTGAGTATTTTCAAATCACTGATCACCCAACTGGCAAAGAATAATATCTTTTTTCTGAATGATAAGGAACTCACGCCTGAGCAGGGCTTGTTTGTGGAACGTTATTTCCAGGATAATATACGTCCGAAGTTGTTCCCGATTATGCTCAATAACCTGAAATCTTCGGTACTTAGCGATCGTTCACTTTATATGGCGGTTGTCCTCCAGGTAAGAAACAAGCCTGAACTGGAGAAATATGCATTGATTGAGGTACCGGTCGGACCATTGCCCCGTTTCCTGATTCTTCCTGCAGAAGGAGATAAGAAGTTTTTTATCCTGCTCGACGATATCATCCGTTATTGCCTGGATGATATATTCTCTGTTTTCGGATTCAATGTCTTCAGGGCTTATGCAGTGAAATTCACCCGTGATGCAGAACTGGATATCGATAATGATGTATCCAAGAGTTTTCTGGAAATTATGACGGAGAGTATCAAGCAACGGGATGCCGGATCTACGGTTCGATTTACTTACGACCGGCATATGCCTGAAAAATTGCTGAACCAGTTGCTGGTAAAACTCCAAACCACTAAGAGTGATACTATCATTCCCAGTGGGAGGTATCATAACTTTCGTGATTTCATGGCATTTCCGAATTTCGGGAATACCAGCCTGGAGTATGCACCAATTCCCCCTTTACACCATCCCGCTTTATCTTTCAAGGAAAGTATACTGGCACACCTGAAGCAGCAGGATATCATGATTCAGTATCCTTACCAGTCATTTCAGCATATCATTGATTTACTCAGGGAAGCATCTATCGATCCTACTGTAAGGGCTATTAAAATGACACTATACCGGGTAGCCTCCAAATCCAGCGTGGTGAATGCCCTCATCAATGCAGCAAGGAATGGGAAAGAGGTCACTGTATTCCTGGAATTGCAGGCTCGTTTTGATGAAGAAGCCAATATCTATTGGTCGGAAAAAATGCAGGAAGAAGGGGTAAAAGTCATTCAATCGATACCGGGATTTAAGGTGCACGCCAAGCTCTTGCTTGTCCGAAGGAAAGAAAATGGTGATAAGAATGTTTACTATACAGCCATCAGTACGGGAAATTTCAATGAAACTACTGCAAGAGTATACGGTGATTCTACTTTATTCACTTCTGATAAAGCAATTGCAGCAGAAGTGAATGCAGTATTCCATCTTTTTGAATCAAAATATTCTGTACCAAAGTTTAAACACCTGGTGGTTGCTCCTTTTTCCATGAGGAACCATTTCTTTAAACTGATCAACAATGAGATCAGGAATGCCAAAAAAGGAAAAGAAGCATGGATCACCCTGAAACTCAATAGCCTGGTAGATGAGAAATCGGTAAAAAAACTCTATGAAGCCAGCCAGGCAGGTGTGAAAATCAAGCTGATTATTAGAGGGATTTGTGTATTGGTTCCAGGCGTTCCTGGACTGAGTGAAAATATCGAAGCCATAAGTATTGTAGATCGATTCCTCGAACATTCGCGCGTTTTCGTATTTGCCAATAGTGGCGACCCTCTTTATTATATTTCATCCGCAGATTGGATGGTACGCAATTTCGACCACCGCATTGAAGTGGCATGCCCGGTTTATGATCCGGTAATCAAATCGGAGTTGAAAACCATGCTCGATATCCAACTGAGTGATAATTCAAAATCCAGGTTACTAGGCAATCAGAATACTAATGAATATATCGAACGGGAACCAGGCGTGAAGAAAATTCAATCTCAACTGGAGACCTATCACTTTTTCAGAAATAGCCTTAAATAA